GGGCAGCCTCTTCGATGGCGAGGGTGCGGAGGCGGAGCGAGTAGGCAGTGGACATATCGAAGAAGCGCTGGGCTGGGGTTTCGAGGACGGTGAAGCGGGGTTCGTTGGGGCCGAGGGCGGCGTTGGTTCCGGTGAGGTTGATGTGGTCGGAGATGGCGACGATGGAGCCCTGGGCGAGGGTGGTGCGGATGCCTCCGGCGGCGTTGGTGACGATGAGAGTTTTACATCCGAGGAGGCCGAGGACGCGGGTGGGGAAGGTGACCTGCTCCATGCTGTAGCCCTCGTAGGCGTGGACGCGGCCCTGCATGACGGCTACGGGGACGCCTGCGATCAGGCCGAGGACGAGGTGGCCGGAGTGGCCCTGGACGGTGGATTGGGGGAAGTGAGGGATGTCGGCGTAGGGGATGCGCGTGGCGGACTTGACGTGGGTGGCGAAGTTGCCGATACCGGAGCCGAGGATGATGCCGATGGCGGGCTGGAGCGGGGTCTTGCTGCGGATGCAGGCGGCGGCGGCCTGGGCCCTGGTGTAGAGGTCGGTCGTCTGGCTGGTCTCGCTCATTGCAGTCCTTGCAACTCCTGGTTATAGTTCCGAGGGGGGGTACCCCCCCTCATTACCGGCGTGTAACTTATTCAGAATCATAGACTTGCTGGCTATCTCTCCCTGCAAAATCGTCATAACAAAAGGGTTACGGCTAAATTCGTCCAGTCAAAGGACTTAGAGGCTCCTGCACAAAGCTGGCTCGATCCGGTTTCGGCAAAAATTCATACCTGTTATAAGTCTACCGAGTTGGAGTGGGTAAATGCGCCACGGTTTGGGGATTTATTTTTTGCGTGTTGAGAGTGCGGAAAGGCTGGATTGACGGTGGTTTTGTGGAGGTGAGGGCGGATTTATTTTGTTTTTTGGGTGTGCAGGGGGCTTGACAGGAAAAACACTAGTCGAGAGAGGCGGGTACGTGGTGAGAGACGGTGGCGGGAGGATGACGCTAAGGATTTTGCGGTGGTGCAGGAACGGCTACCAGAGCCTTGACCTTGTCGGTCAGTACACCGATGGATTGCGTGAAGGCAATCGCGGTCTTTGCTTTGTTGCTTCCGAGGTTGGCAGGCATGACGATCGAATAATAAAACTGATCATTCTTCGAAGCGGAGTAGATGGACAGCGTGAAGGTCGGGATATAGGCCTCCGTCGTGTCACTGGCTATGTTCACGTTCCCACCGGGTTTTATTATGGATTCATGGACGATGGTGCTTGAGCTGATGTCAAAGATAAGATCGGCCTGGCTCGGAGAGTCGACTAACTGGAAGTAGCCCCACTGCTTGAGGGACGCATACAGCTCATCGTAGGTGACGTTCGGTCCTCCAGGTATGAATTGGTTGAACCCGTGGTCAACACCTCCATTAGAAAGAAAGATCTTCTTGGCGGCTGTGACTTTCAATATCACTACTGGTGGGGGCGGCGGAGGGGGAGGCGGTGCCACTACCTGCTGCGCGCAGCCCACGGTAAGCAGAGTCAACAGGAGAGTGAGGCGCGGTAGAGGTTTACGAGTCATGAAGTTCAGAGGTTAGTTGCACAGAGAGAGAAGTACGTATGCGAACAGGACCAACGTTATTCGAAGTTGTGGGGGACTCTGCTAACTCTTTCGTGTTAGGACTCAGACTGCTTGACAGGAAAGCGGGAGGCGGGGCCTTGGGTGTAGTGTTCTGGAGACGATGAGAAGAGCGAAGTTTCAGCATGAACGTTCGATCCAACGAAGGAATGATCGGGCAAGGCTGATGGTTGGAGGGGTATGAGCTCTGCGGACGAGGTGGCGGGGGTGCTGGCTTCGATTCATGCGGAGTCGGGCGCGAGCCTGCTGGCGCTGGCGGAGGCTTCGCCTATGTTGCTGGTTTTTTTGCGACACTTTGGGTGCTCTTTTTGTCGTCAGGCGATCAGTGATGTTGCAGATCTTCGTGGTGAGTTGGCGCGGCGCGGGGTGAGACCGGTGTTTGTGCATCTGGGGACGCCGGAGCGTGCGAAGCCGTTCTTCGAGTATTACGGTCTGGGGGATGTGGAGCGGGTGAGCGATCCGGAGGCGGTGGTTTATCAACTGCCTGTGTTTGCGCTGCCGAGGATGCATCCGGCGCTGACGTTGTTGCAACCTTCGGTGTGGATTGGGTGGTTGAAGGGTGCGATCTTCAAGCATGGGATCGGGGCGATCAAAGAAGACGGCCATCAGATGCAAGGGCTCTTCTTTTTGAAGGGGCCTAAGATTGTGCGGCAGTTTCGGTATCGGACGATTGCGGATGAACCGGATTATCTGCGGCTGGTTGGGTGAGATCTTCAGGCTTCAGCTTCCTCTGCTTACCACGAGTTAGCCTTCGGCCAAGCGCAATCGAGCCTTCCTCTACATATTTGGCGTAGAAGTGCGCCGCTGTGAATGCGCTGACAAGATATGCGGAGATCACGATGGCCGAAGGAACTTTGGTGTAGAGCAGAGTGAAACAGAGAAACAGGGCCGTTCCATGCAGCAGGTAGAGGCTGTAGGAGATCTTGCCAAGGTAGACGAAGAAAAACCGGGAGAGCCAACCGCGAACGCGGCTGCAATCCGCGATAACAATGACGCCACAGGCTGCCAGAACGTTGATGAAGTTCTTACTTTCGCCCGCATAAAATCCTACGACCACCAGGCCAAGCAGCAGATAGCGCATGGGTGTGCCGATTCCACGAAACCACAAGTAGATCCGTTCTCTCTCCTTCGCGGCCAGGGCGCCTATCATGAAGGCTCCTGTGTACATCACAAGCCCACCAAAGTCACCGGGGAGCCGTGCTCCTTCGAAGCCCAGAGCAAGTGCAGCCGCTAAGCCGATCAGTGTTGGGCCACGTAAGGCCCAGCACAGTAAAGGAAAGAAGAACGAAATGGCCAATTCAAATTTTAGAGACCAAAAACCCATGCTAAGTGGCTGCGGAGTTACTCCACCACTGCCAAACACAAGTTGATGCAGAACGAGTTTTCGTGTGATCGGTTCATGCCAGGTATCGTAGTACGTCTGTGTCAGAGGGAGTTTGGCTCCGCCAAACTTTGAGGCGAAGTACGCTGCCAACAGAGCTACGCCGAGATATGGCAGATAAATCCGGCATAGACGGCGGGTCAGATATCGTCCATACGGCAGCTGCTTTCCAACCCAAAAAGGAAGCGAAAGGACATAGCCACTCAGGACAAAGAAGAGCACAACGCACTTCCCGCCAGCGAAGAGAGGACCGAAGATAAATGGAAGAGTAGCCCACGTCATGATTACGCGGACATGATTGAAGACCACCACAGTCGCGGCTAATCCTCTCAAGGCGTCCAGATGGTGCAGGCGTCCTACAGAGGAGCCGGAAGTCGTCAATTCTTGCATCAAGTCCTTTAAGGTGAGGCGGGTTAGCGACGCAGCCCAAGCTCCGCCCTCCAACCAAACTTGTCGTTGCCGATTAACTGCCGGTAGTGCTAGATAGCTTCGGTCGTCAAAGTCTATCGCGAAGCCTCCGCAACGTCGATGAATTCTTTGTTTCGAGAAGGAGCTGACGGCGATGCCGGGAATGAAACCAATTGCACAGAGAGCGGTACTCGTGAGGAAGGCAGCCAGGTCTAGAGGAGTTTGGCGATGACTAGGGTTAGGTCGTCGGTTTGCTCTTTGGGGCCGGCGAAGGTGGAGACGGCGTCAGCGATGTCGGTTACCAGGGTGGTGGCTGGCTCTGAACTTTTGTCCTGGATGAGTTTTGTAAGACGCTCGAACGAGAACTCTTCTTCGCTTTCGTTCTCCTGCTCGGTGACGCCGTCGGTGTAGAGGGCGAGGATGTCGCCGGGTTCGAGGGTGATGATCGTGTTCGAGAACTGGGTGTCGGGCAGGATGCCCATGATGGGGCCGGCTTCCTCGAGAAGCATGGATTGGGAGTTGCTGGTTCGCAGGAGCAGAGGTGGGTTGTGGCCTCCGCTGGCGTACTCCAGTATGCGGAGTTTCGTATTGAACCGGGCGTAGAACATGGTGACGAAGGTAGCGGGACGGGTGATTTGTTTGAGGCACTCGTCGAGATCTTTGAGGATTGCGGCTGGGCCGCTCAGCTCGTGCGCACGAAGACGCAGGGCAACGGCGAGAGAGGGCATGAGCAGAGAGGCGGCGGCGCCTTTGCCGGAGACGTCGGCTATGACGACATCGACTATTTCGTCGGAGATCTGGAAGAAGTCGTAATAGTCGCCACCGAGGAGCCGGGCGGTCTGCATGAAGGCAGCGAGCTCGAGCCCCGGAACGATAGGAGCTTTGGATAGCACCTGGCGCTGGACTTGTGCGGCGAGGAGGAGATCGTCTTCGTATTCGTCGCGTTGGCGGCGCACCTCGGCGGCAAGGCGGCCGCGTTGTTTTGCGATAAGGCTGACAAGAAACCCAACGATGAGAAAGCCGGCAAGGCTAATGATGAAGCGGACGATTCTGACGTGAGTGTTGTCGCCGATGGGGCCGAAGAACTCTTGCAAGATGGAACCCAGGACCGCGAGTCCGATGGTGATGGGAAGAGGGTTGATGAAGGCGCTGAGGGCGATGGGAAGGACGTAAAGATAGCCGAGGGAGATGTTGGCTACGACGATCCAGTCCGTGTAGGCGACGGAGACCACAGCGAGGACGACGACCAGGTTGAGCAGCCCAGTGGTCTTTATTTCTTCGGTTTGAACTTGTTGTTTGTACTCGGCAGTGTTTTTACTGCTTCTGAGGAATGCCATCGTGCTGAGCTCTCCTGTCTCTCCCGTTGTGACGCGCAGTTACTGCATTCTCTTCGTAACGCGATCCGTTGGGAGAGAAGCAGGATTGCGGAGAATTTTAGTGCAAAGGGTGGTTGGTCCGAAGTTTATTTGATAAGCATGGAGACGATGCTGGCGGACATGAGGTTGGCCATGGTTCCGGCGAGCATGGCGCGGAGGCCTAGCTGGGCGAGGTCGTTGCGGCGGTTGGGGACGAGTGCGCCGATGCCGCCGATCTGCATGCCGATGCTGCCTACGTTGGCGAAGCCGCAGAGGGCGAAGGTGGCGATGGAGAAGGTACGCGGGGCGAGGGTGGATTTGATGGCGCCGAGTTGGGTGAAGGCGACGAACTCGTTGATCATGGTGCGGGTGCCGAGGAGGTTGCCGATGGTGTGGGCGTCGTGCCAGGGGACGCCGATGAGCCAGGCGACGGGTGCTCCGATGACGCCGAGGATGGCGTTGAGGGAGTGGGGGAAGGGGATGTGGCCGTGGGCCCAAAGAAAGTTGGAGATGCCCAGCATGATGGCGTTGAAGAGGCCGACGAGAGCGACGAAGCTGATGAGCATGATGGCGACGTTGAAGGCGAGGCGGCCGCCGTCGATGGTGCCGCGGGCGACGGCGGCGATGAAGTTTTCGTTTTTGTGTTCTTCGTTGGGCGGCATGTGGACGGTGCCGATGGTGGCGGGGACTTCGGTTTCGGGGACGAGCATCTTGGCGACGAGGATGGTGCCGGGTGCGGTCATGATGACAGCGGAGAGGAGATCTTGGGCGTTAATGCCGAAGCTGATGTAAGCGGCCATGATGCCGCCGGAGACATGGGCCATGCCGGAGGTCATGATGACCATGAGTTCGGAGCGGGTGGCGCCGGCGAGGAAGGGACGGATGGTGAGGGGGGCTTCGGTCTGTCCCATGAAGATGCTGGCGGCGACGTTGGTGGATTCGGCGCCAGAGGTACCCATCGTCCGCTGCATGATCCATGCGACGACGCGGATGATGTACTGCATGAGGCCGACGTGGTACATGATGGCGAAGAAGGCGCTGACGAAGATGATGGTGGGGAGGACGGCGAAGGCGAGGACGGCGAAGGGGCGGCCGGGGATGCCGAGAGGACCGAAGACGAGGGAGGAGCCGTCGACGGAGTGTGCGAGGAGTGAGGTGATGACGTTCGAGATGTTGCGGAGGATGGCCTGGCCGGCGTTCCATTTGATGACGAGGAAGGCGAAGAGGATCTGCAGGCCGAGTCCCCAGGCCACGGTGCGCCAGCGGATGGCGCGGCGGTTGGTGGAGAAGGCATAGGCGAGGCCGAGGAAGGTGATGAGGCCGAGCAGACCGGTGAATCGGGACAAAGGCTTCGCTCCTGCTGCGGAGATGAACGCAGTTTGAATACTTTGGTTGAGTGTACCGGAGACGAAGTGCCTCGAGGGATCTCCTTTTCCGGGTGGTTCGATGGCTGGGTGAGCGGTAGAGAACAGACAACGGCGTGTGGTTTGAAAAGGGCGAGCGGTTTGGGCAGGGCGAAGTTCGTCGGGATCCTTCGCTGCGCTCAGGATGACAGCAACGACTTATTACGCGGGTTTCTCCCAGCAAAGACTTGATACGGGTCTCTCCCAGCGAAGGCTTGATACGGGCTTTTCCCAGCGAAGGCTTGATATGGGCCTCTTAGTTTGGTATCGGGCTTCGCCCGCATAATCTCCAGCGGAGTCAGGGAGGATCGGATTTCAGGTTGAAGTTTCGTGCGAGGCGGTGGAGGTACTTGGGGTGGATGCCGAGGGTGCGTGCGGCTTCAGGGTAGCTTCCTTTGGCGTCTTGAAGGGCGTTGAGGATCATCTCCTTTTTTGATTCGTTCAGGACGTCGTGGTACTTGGCTCCTGCGAGTTTTGCGGACTGCTGCTCGAGGATGATAGTGGGAAGGTCTTCGGCGAGGATCTCTTCGGTGAGGCCGAGGACGATGGCGTGCTCGATGGCGTTCTCGAGTTCGCGGACGTTGCCGGGCCAGCTGTAGCCGAGCAGCAGGGAGCGTGCTTCGGAGGAGATGCCTTTGAAGGGGCGCTTGTTTTTCTGTGCGTACTTTGAGGCGAAGTAAAGGGCGAGCAGGGGGATGTCTTCGCTGTGTTCGCGCAGCGGGGGGACGGAGACGGAGACTACGTTGAGACGGTAGTAGAGGTCCTGGCGAAACTCTTTGGACTTGATGGCCAGCTCGAGATCCTTGTTGGTTGCAGCGAGGACGCGGGCTTTGAAGGGGACGGAGTGGGTTCCGCCGACGCGCTCGAACTCTCTTTGCTGGAGGACGCGGAGAAGCTTGGCCTGCATGGGAGGAGCGAGTTCGCCGATCTCGTCGAGGAAGAGGGTTCCGTCTTCGGCGGATTCGAGTTTGCCCTTGCGCATGCCGAGTGCTCCGGTGTAGGCGCCCTTCTCGTGGCCGAAGAGCTCGCTTTCGAGCAGCGTCTCGGGGATGGCGGCGCAGTTGATGGCGATGAAGGGAAGTTCGCTTCTTGGGCTGCTCTGGTGGATGGAGCGTGCGATGACCTCTTTGCCGGTGCCGCTCTCGCCGCGAATGAGGACGGTGGCGTCGCTCTGTGCGACGCGGGAGATGAAGTCGCTGACCTGGCGGATCTGGCGGCTTTCGCCGACGAGGTTGGTGGCGGTGTTGAGCTGCCGTTTCAGCTTTGAGTTTTCTGAGCGCAGGGAATCGAGGGCGAGGATGTTTTCGAGGGTTACGGCTGCGATTCGGGACGCGGAGTCGAGGAAGTAGAGGTGGTCTTCAGCGAAGGGCGGGGCGGGCGGGAGAGAGGTGAGATAGAGGACGCCGATGGTTCGTTCTATGGCGACCAGCGGCAGGCAGAGGATGTTCTGGGTTTCGCCTTCGTCTGGATTTGCGTCGGTCTGGACGGCTGTACGCTCCCAGAATGCGCGATGAACGATGTCTTTTTTGATTTCCAGATTTGAGGTCGCACCGGTAAGGCGGTTCCAGGTGCAGATTTCAAGCGATTCTTCTTCGAAGTCGGTGAGCAGAACTACGGCTCCTTCGTCTGCAGGTACGACTTCAAAGATGAGTTGCAGCAGTTCGCGCTGGAGAAGCTGAGCGTCGCGGATGGAGTTGATGACGTTACTGATTCCGAAGAGGGCAGTGAGGTCGCGAGCCATGCGTCCGACTCCAACTCCCAGTTGCGGGAGCCCTGCGGGAGGCGCGACTTTTTTTGTTTCGGACGATGGGCTTGAAGAGAAGTCGGTTGAGCGTCTTCTGGGAGTAGCGGGTTCGTCTTCGTGTGTGAGATAGAGGAAGCTGGCGCTGCCGATGCGGATGGTGTCGCCGTGATCCAGGGATCGGCGCAGGACGGGCATCCCATTGACGAAGGTGCCGCATCTGCTGTCGAGGTCGACGAGCTCATATTGGCTATTTTGGCCCTGACTGTTTTGGCTCAGGCTGTTCTGCCATTCGACAGGTTGGATGGTGCAGTGTTTTCGAGAGACCGCCGGGTCGGCGAGGCATAGCTGGTTTACTTCGAGTCGGCCAACCGAGATGGGGCTGTCGCTCAGCTCACGAACGGTTCCGGTCAGCGAGCCGGAGATGGCAAGGAGCCGCGGTTTCATCGGGCCTCCGTTGAAGGTGAGTGTAGCTGAATTGGCCGGGTG
The nucleotide sequence above comes from Tunturibacter empetritectus. Encoded proteins:
- a CDS encoding purine-nucleoside phosphorylase is translated as MSETSQTTDLYTRAQAAAACIRSKTPLQPAIGIILGSGIGNFATHVKSATRIPYADIPHFPQSTVQGHSGHLVLGLIAGVPVAVMQGRVHAYEGYSMEQVTFPTRVLGLLGCKTLIVTNAAGGIRTTLAQGSIVAISDHINLTGTNAALGPNEPRFTVLETPAQRFFDMSTAYSLRLRTLAIEEAARQEFLLTEGVYLAVLGPSFETPAEIRAFRTLGADLVGMSTVHEVIVARHMGIEVLGLSLVTNMAAGVPAYGRETADTIDHEDVMETGKRVERQFTNLLNALIPQIAVE
- a CDS encoding redoxin domain-containing protein encodes the protein MSSADEVAGVLASIHAESGASLLALAEASPMLLVFLRHFGCSFCRQAISDVADLRGELARRGVRPVFVHLGTPERAKPFFEYYGLGDVERVSDPEAVVYQLPVFALPRMHPALTLLQPSVWIGWLKGAIFKHGIGAIKEDGHQMQGLFFLKGPKIVRQFRYRTIADEPDYLRLVG
- a CDS encoding acyltransferase family protein: MQELTTSGSSVGRLHHLDALRGLAATVVVFNHVRVIMTWATLPFIFGPLFAGGKCVVLFFVLSGYVLSLPFWVGKQLPYGRYLTRRLCRIYLPYLGVALLAAYFASKFGGAKLPLTQTYYDTWHEPITRKLVLHQLVFGSGGVTPQPLSMGFWSLKFELAISFFFPLLCWALRGPTLIGLAAALALGFEGARLPGDFGGLVMYTGAFMIGALAAKERERIYLWFRGIGTPMRYLLLGLVVVGFYAGESKNFINVLAACGVIVIADCSRVRGWLSRFFFVYLGKISYSLYLLHGTALFLCFTLLYTKVPSAIVISAYLVSAFTAAHFYAKYVEEGSIALGRRLTRGKQRKLKPEDLTQPAADNPVHPQSSDTETAAQS
- a CDS encoding PP2C family protein-serine/threonine phosphatase yields the protein MAFLRSSKNTAEYKQQVQTEEIKTTGLLNLVVVLAVVSVAYTDWIVVANISLGYLYVLPIALSAFINPLPITIGLAVLGSILQEFFGPIGDNTHVRIVRFIISLAGFLIVGFLVSLIAKQRGRLAAEVRRQRDEYEDDLLLAAQVQRQVLSKAPIVPGLELAAFMQTARLLGGDYYDFFQISDEIVDVVIADVSGKGAAASLLMPSLAVALRLRAHELSGPAAILKDLDECLKQITRPATFVTMFYARFNTKLRILEYASGGHNPPLLLRTSNSQSMLLEEAGPIMGILPDTQFSNTIITLEPGDILALYTDGVTEQENESEEEFSFERLTKLIQDKSSEPATTLVTDIADAVSTFAGPKEQTDDLTLVIAKLL
- a CDS encoding NupC/NupG family nucleoside CNT transporter codes for the protein MSRFTGLLGLITFLGLAYAFSTNRRAIRWRTVAWGLGLQILFAFLVIKWNAGQAILRNISNVITSLLAHSVDGSSLVFGPLGIPGRPFAVLAFAVLPTIIFVSAFFAIMYHVGLMQYIIRVVAWIMQRTMGTSGAESTNVAASIFMGQTEAPLTIRPFLAGATRSELMVIMTSGMAHVSGGIMAAYISFGINAQDLLSAVIMTAPGTILVAKMLVPETEVPATIGTVHMPPNEEHKNENFIAAVARGTIDGGRLAFNVAIMLISFVALVGLFNAIMLGISNFLWAHGHIPFPHSLNAILGVIGAPVAWLIGVPWHDAHTIGNLLGTRTMINEFVAFTQLGAIKSTLAPRTFSIATFALCGFANVGSIGMQIGGIGALVPNRRNDLAQLGLRAMLAGTMANLMSASIVSMLIK
- a CDS encoding sigma 54-interacting transcriptional regulator, producing the protein MKPRLLAISGSLTGTVRELSDSPISVGRLEVNQLCLADPAVSRKHCTIQPVEWQNSLSQNSQGQNSQYELVDLDSRCGTFVNGMPVLRRSLDHGDTIRIGSASFLYLTHEDEPATPRRRSTDFSSSPSSETKKVAPPAGLPQLGVGVGRMARDLTALFGISNVINSIRDAQLLQRELLQLIFEVVPADEGAVVLLTDFEEESLEICTWNRLTGATSNLEIKKDIVHRAFWERTAVQTDANPDEGETQNILCLPLVAIERTIGVLYLTSLPPAPPFAEDHLYFLDSASRIAAVTLENILALDSLRSENSKLKRQLNTATNLVGESRQIRQVSDFISRVAQSDATVLIRGESGTGKEVIARSIHQSSPRSELPFIAINCAAIPETLLESELFGHEKGAYTGALGMRKGKLESAEDGTLFLDEIGELAPPMQAKLLRVLQQREFERVGGTHSVPFKARVLAATNKDLELAIKSKEFRQDLYYRLNVVSVSVPPLREHSEDIPLLALYFASKYAQKNKRPFKGISSEARSLLLGYSWPGNVRELENAIEHAIVLGLTEEILAEDLPTIILEQQSAKLAGAKYHDVLNESKKEMILNALQDAKGSYPEAARTLGIHPKYLHRLARNFNLKSDPP